In Lentimicrobiaceae bacterium, the DNA window GAACTACAAATATGCACCCTTCCTCCGAAAAAAATCTGTAGTGCCCAAGCCTCCTCCTCAAAAAAATCAATCCCTTGATAACATCCATTTTATTCCTGGATAGCTGCAAAATGGGTTAATATCCATAGAAAAGATTTTTTATTTCTGTGGATTCTCCGCCAGGAGATCAATAATTAATACCCTATGGACAGTCTTTTCTTAAAAAATCAACATTTTATTAACTCCAAAAAGCCATTACATCATAAAAATGTAATGGCTTTTTGGAGTTATATCTGTACAAACCGGAGTCTTACAGTTTATTTTTTAATGATAAATCTACCGGTAGTACGTTCGCCGTTGCTTTCAGCTTCTACCAGGTAAATACCATTAACTGCAGAATTCAGGTTTACCCTGTACAGCGACGAGCCGTTGGCAGTAATAACGTCGTTGTATATCTGTACCCCGTAAACATTATAAATACGGACATACGTTTTAGTATTAGAGGCGGTATTCATCTGCAGGTAAAAATTACCATCCGAAGGATTGGGATAAACCTTCAGGTTTTCCAAGCCTGTATTTTCGCCAGTTCCGGTAGTATTGTCCACATAAATATTTTTTTCACCAGATGCAATACCACTTCCGCAGTCGTTTATTCCTTCCACCGTCAATACCACATCGCCCGTAAAATCCGTATTCCATGTAACTTCTGCCTCAGTTGTAGCAGAGGCAATCGTACCTGCATTTTCAGGAGCCAGCCTCCATGAATAGCTGTTTGCATTGGCTACTGCATCTATTGTATAAACGGAAGTAATGGTATAGGCAAGGTCAACCTGGCCAGGACCATCTGGCATTGCAGGTGTAGCAGGCAAATAATCGAACGTTAGCAGCATGTTGCCGGACATTGGCTCGCATGGGGCATTGAAGGCTTGCAAAGTAAGTGTAACCTGTCCGTTTTCAATATCGGCACTACTTGGAGTATAAACCGGGTTAAGCAGGGTTGCATTGTTAAATGTTCCGGTTCCTGAGGTAATCCAGTCGAGTGATGAATAGTTGATAACAGATGTCCCGCTTATCGTATAGCTTTCGCTTTCGCAAACACTGCCTGTTTCCGTCATGGTTATTTCAGGTATGGCTTTAATTGTAAGCAACATTCCGTCGGAAAAAGTTCCGGTACTTCCTTGAATCGTTAATATAAGTGTTACCGAGCCAGCGTCAATATCTGCCTGACTTGGGGTATAAACCGGGTTCAGTATGGTTACACTGCTGAAAGTTCCCGTGCCGGAAGTTGTCCAACTTACCGATGTATAATTGGTAGCTGTTCCGTTACAGTTATAGTTATCACCTCTACATATCGAAGCATCAGTACCCGCATAAGCTGTAGCAGAAATTGGTGCGGGAAGTTCTATATAATCGAGCCAGGCACAGTCGGAGCCTCCAGATTCATATTGGTCCTTCACATACGACCATTTAAAAGTGTGATTTCCGGAAGTTACAGGATAGCTTACTCTTGCCCATCCCTCTTCACCACTCCATTGTTCCTTCATATCATTGTCAATATAGAACTTCAGAAAATCATAAGTGGCTTCCGAAGACACCTTGCGGTAAAACGAAATAGTATCGCTTCCTGCAACATTTATATTTAGGGTTAAAACAGAACTTTGATTATTTCCTATTGTCCCTGATTTCGAACAATACGTACCTTCGTAGGCACCCGAGCTGATAATTGTCCATGAAGAATTTCCGCCCGATTGCCAGCTAAACTGGTTAAAATTTCCGGTTTCCCAGTCTTCAACAATCAGCCCTATTTTTGCATAATAATCTTTTACGGTTTGGTAAGCACCGCTTCCAAGTGTATAAGTAAGCTGGGAAATTGCTCCCAAAGCCGCTGCCGCATCAATTTGAATTGTAAACTGTGCAATATAAGATTGACCTGTTCCAAGAGTCCCGATAGTATAAACAGGATCGGAAACAGTTATTAGCGAAGATAACGAAACAAGGGTTCCGGTTGTATTTATAGCGTCTGTATGCCCGTTATTTATAGAAGTGAACGAAATGATAGCGGTTTCGCCCGGGTCAAGTCTGCCGTTTCCGTTACCCTGGCTGTCGTCAATTGTGATGGTTCCGACCGACAGCGAAGGAGCATTTGCAATAAGGGTGAAATAAGAATCCCATGTTGAGTTTCCAACAGCCTGCACATCAAAAGTTATTGCCTGCTGGTCTGGGATGGCATTAGAAACGGTTAATGCAAAACCGTTGTCAATGGTTTTTAATTCTCCTGCTGCAAAATCACCATAATTTTCAGTGGCATCGGTCAGGGTGATGTTGGTATTAGTAGTGATTAAAGTAACATTTACGTTGGTAGCAGGTTGTGTTCCTACATTTTGCAAACCCAAATTAAGAGTTACGGATTCTCCGGGGTCTAACTGCCCGTTGTTATTGCCCGAAACATCATTTACCAGGTTTGATTGGAAAATAACATAAGGTTGGTCGGAAACGACTATGATAGTACCCTGATGACGGTTACGGTTATGTCCGATGATGGAAACCGCAATCGGGTTAACATCCATAAGTATGCTACTAAATGTAATTGTTGCATTACCCGAAACGTCTGTTAATCCTCTGCCGATAAGAGAACCGTTTTGCATTAAACCTATACGTGCATTGGGGGCGTTTGTCTGAAAATCAATCTGGCTGATACCAACCGAAACACTTGCCGGATAAGTAGCGATAATATCGGTGGGGACATCAGTCCAAATATCCATAGTCGGGTCGCCAAACAGGTTTGTTTCGTATGCACACCAGCGTATCACATCGTCAGAATTGATATAGGTAACATTGTCTTCTTTTGAGTCGGAATTTACATCTCCAATCAGGAAAATATTTTCGCCAAATATTGCATCAAAAAACTGACGGTCGAAGAACTGCGAGGCGCCATTTGTTCCGCCCTGCTCATACCAACCATAACGTGAATTTGCAATACATGCTACTTCTGCAGTTGAAATAGTTGTAATCACTTCTGCAAAGCAGTCTTCCAGCACATACGAACTGGCATCATCCCGGTTATCGAACGAACCATTGTAGCAACCCTGTGAATATCCTATTCCATACCCATGAGCAATTCCGTTATTCTGAAAATTAGTGGTTGTAACATCGCTGTTTTCCATCTTCATGTTATAAGTAACATTGGAATGCCCCAGGTGGTTAAGCAAATGTGTTCCATTGTTAAACTGGCTGAAAACATTTTCTTTTTCCCAGTTGGCAATGCTTTCGTAAAGTTTTGAAATGGTATAATCTAAAGGGAACCCTACAGTGGTGTACCCGTTATGGGCACCTCCGCTGATAATTTCATCTTTCGAATCGTCGCCATAAGTGATATCATCTAACTGTTCACCGATCATCAACCCCTTTTTTATATCGGCAACCACAGGGCTGGATTGATAAAGGGTAAGTTTATTGATAAAGTTTTGTATTTCGGTTTGGCTGTCAACACACAACCTTCCTATTCCCACTTCATAATATAAATCGGCTTCGTTTGCTTCACCCCACTTGTTATCATTGTCGTTGTTCCATGTTCCGTCGAGGCAGGCATAATACATATCCGAAGGAATATCATTATCAGGCATATCACCGGGGTCGGCATAAAATCCGCGTTTTGGCACAATGTTATCGGATGGAATATTCGGGTCGGCATCTCCGGCAAGTATCACATAACTTATACCCGAATTTTGATAATAATCAATGATACAGTTACGTATTTTCATCTGATTATCAGTACCTGTATATTGTGTGTAAATATCTTCCACGGTTTTGCAGGTTACCGCATAACCGGTACTTTGTTTATAAGTTACATAATCGTTAAAATAAGATAAAAAAGCACTTTTTGTAATTAACAGTATATCGTAAGTGGGGTCGTCCTTACCTGATTTCGCTTCATAATCAGAGATTAACTCGTTATGCTGGGTTAAGGAACGGATACGCTGGTTAATTCTTTCATTGCTGCGGAGCAATCCAAGAGATGTTGATGCCCGTTCGGTGCTTTTCGTAACTATTTCTATGCATATTTCTTTTACAAACTGAACCTTTTTTAAGGCGGGATAATATGTCAGCGGGCAAATTGAAAACGAAGAAATGCTATGCCCGTTCAGGAAATTGGTACTTACTGCAGA includes these proteins:
- a CDS encoding C25 family cysteine peptidase, with translation MKKSAFFVALMLMAFTFSAFAQKQAYTYSFKKPGIALQADGYSKISYKECANLGKEGTPILPQFAANILLPPGTEAVSVNITKIEYYPEENGITIPPASRQFPISKGAPAGYKPVLDNKIYFSETAYPVNNISAVSTNFLNGHSISSFSICPLTYYPALKKVQFVKEICIEIVTKSTERASTSLGLLRSNERINQRIRSLTQHNELISDYEAKSGKDDPTYDILLITKSAFLSYFNDYVTYKQSTGYAVTCKTVEDIYTQYTGTDNQMKIRNCIIDYYQNSGISYVILAGDADPNIPSDNIVPKRGFYADPGDMPDNDIPSDMYYACLDGTWNNDNDNKWGEANEADLYYEVGIGRLCVDSQTEIQNFINKLTLYQSSPVVADIKKGLMIGEQLDDITYGDDSKDEIISGGAHNGYTTVGFPLDYTISKLYESIANWEKENVFSQFNNGTHLLNHLGHSNVTYNMKMENSDVTTTNFQNNGIAHGYGIGYSQGCYNGSFDNRDDASSYVLEDCFAEVITTISTAEVACIANSRYGWYEQGGTNGASQFFDRQFFDAIFGENIFLIGDVNSDSKEDNVTYINSDDVIRWCAYETNLFGDPTMDIWTDVPTDIIATYPASVSVGISQIDFQTNAPNARIGLMQNGSLIGRGLTDVSGNATITFSSILMDVNPIAVSIIGHNRNRHQGTIIVVSDQPYVIFQSNLVNDVSGNNNGQLDPGESVTLNLGLQNVGTQPATNVNVTLITTNTNITLTDATENYGDFAAGELKTIDNGFALTVSNAIPDQQAITFDVQAVGNSTWDSYFTLIANAPSLSVGTITIDDSQGNGNGRLDPGETAIISFTSINNGHTDAINTTGTLVSLSSLITVSDPVYTIGTLGTGQSYIAQFTIQIDAAAALGAISQLTYTLGSGAYQTVKDYYAKIGLIVEDWETGNFNQFSWQSGGNSSWTIISSGAYEGTYCSKSGTIGNNQSSVLTLNINVAGSDTISFYRKVSSEATYDFLKFYIDNDMKEQWSGEEGWARVSYPVTSGNHTFKWSYVKDQYESGGSDCAWLDYIELPAPISATAYAGTDASICRGDNYNCNGTATNYTSVSWTTSGTGTFSSVTILNPVYTPSQADIDAGSVTLILTIQGSTGTFSDGMLLTIKAIPEITMTETGSVCESESYTISGTSVINYSSLDWITSGTGTFNNATLLNPVYTPSSADIENGQVTLTLQAFNAPCEPMSGNMLLTFDYLPATPAMPDGPGQVDLAYTITSVYTIDAVANANSYSWRLAPENAGTIASATTEAEVTWNTDFTGDVVLTVEGINDCGSGIASGEKNIYVDNTTGTGENTGLENLKVYPNPSDGNFYLQMNTASNTKTYVRIYNVYGVQIYNDVITANGSSLYRVNLNSAVNGIYLVEAESNGERTTGRFIIKK